The Balneolales bacterium ANBcel1 DNA segment TTGATGAGTTTCCGGCCGATTCGGGAAAAAGCTGCAACGTGAAAAACCTGATGCAGGTATCCGAAGTGAAAGATCATTCAAAAGCGGTAATTGTGATAAGCGGATCATAGTCGGAGAAGTGATGAGAGGTCTGGAGTGAATTCAGGATGGTCTTCAGGCAGGCCTTATCCCGATGGCCGAAATGACCTGGCCTTCAGGGCTGAAAGCGGACTTGCCGGAATTGTCGGCACCCGCATACAGCCGGGATACTGTGAATGGGGGGATGGCTGCAAACGGCCGGTTCAGGATACAATGGCCGTTACATTACGTAGGTGAGCCGCTTTGAGCCGGCTTAACCTTTTCGGGTGCCATACCGGCATATCTGGGCGAGGAGTTGCGCAGGACCAGATCGGGTGAAAAAACGGTGTGAGTGATGTCTGTTTCTTTGTTATCTATGCGGCTGATTATTTTGTCAATCGACAAGACCCCCATGTCGTACATGGGCTGCCTCATGGTTGAAAGTCCGAAGTATTCGGAAAACTGGAGGTCATCGAATCCGATAATGGACATATGCTTCCCATAATCGCGCATTGCTTTGACGGCACCCAGCGCCTGGATATCGGAAGCGCAGAAACAGGCTTCCGGCGGCTGTTTCATTTCAAGGAGTTTCGACATGGCCTCATACCCGTTCACCTCGGTGAATCCGTCGCGTTCCATATTATCACCGGTAACGATCATATCGGGGTTGACGAGGTGGCCGGCGTCTTCCATGGCCCGTCTGTAGCCCAGAACACGCTCATAGCTGGGTTTTGACTCCTGCATGGCACAAATCATACCGATTGAGCGGTATCCTTCTTCGATGAGGTGGTTTGTAGCGGTATATGCGCCTTCGATGCTATCCACGCTGATGGTATCGAATCCATGAAAATACTCATCGATAAGTACCACGGGAACCCCATAGCGGCGCAATTTTTCCCACTCGCTGTCAGCGAGGTGCACGGAGATCACAATATAGCCTTCACCCCAGCCACGTTTCATGATATCGTTCGCCTGGCCGAGCAGGTCATCGGCCATTTTGACATTAAAAATCTGCAGGTCGTAATCGTAGTCGGCAATCTTGTCCTGCATACCGGCCAATACCTCCATAAAGAAGTAGTTGGAGATTACCGGAACGATCACAGTGATTATGCCCGTCTTTTTACGAGCAAGGCTTTGCGCGAGAGCCCTCGGGTGATACCCGATTTTCTCGGCGACGGCCAGCACTTTGTCCCTGGTTTTGGCGGTAACGCTACTGCTGTTGTTGAAGACCCTGGAAACGGTGGCGATACTTACGCCCGCCTCCTTCGCGATATCATAGATTGTTGAGCTCAAATTCCGGGAATAAAAAAATAAGTGGTATCCGCCTGTCCGGTGGACAAGCGGATACCAGGTGTTACGGATTAGTTCATGATCACATCGTAGGTATAGATGGGGCCGGACAGGTCCAGAATGACGGTATAGTTTCCGGCGGCGTCAATCGGAATATCTGCGCCACCTTCGCTCAATTCACCATCCAGGCCGTCATCGCCGTAGTTCAGGGCCCAGTCGTCATTGGCTCTGAACTTCATGTGTCCCTCGGTCAGATCCAGGGTGATCGTCCAGACATGCTCATCGGGATCATAGGTCATGTCCTGGTCGGCATCCCATCCGTCCGGTGTGGCGTCACCGATAAGCCCCCAATGAGTGTTGAGAGTCTCGTAGGTGAGCGCATCCAGATCCACGTTGATCTTGTAGTACCCGGCGTCGCGTTCGATGTTGGCACCGTCTGTTTGAAGTGTACCGTCGGCACCGTCATCCCCCCAGTTGACATCCCAGGAAGCGCCCTGGGTGAACTTGAACTCGCTTCCATCCTCTGCGACATAGACATAGCCTTCGTACTGATTGTCGTTGTCAATGGAATAGAGGCGCGCGATGTTGGGATCATCGGGACTCCAGTTGCTACCGTAATTGCTGGATTCCTGATGGCTGCCCGGAACCTGGAGTTCGGGGTACTCAATCACCACTTCGTACGGTGAAAATGCCATTCCGATGGGTTCGGAAACCAGCATTTCATCCATTCTGGCGCCATCAAGTTCGGAAAGGATACGGAACTGGACGCTTGCCTGGTCCCCTTCCTGGAATCCCATTGAAATAAGGGCGCTGTTTATTTGTCCCACGCTAAACGTATGGGATGTTTCATGCGTCTGGGTAAGGCGGGTGAAGTTTTCGAAATTATCCCCTGCCGGACTCATCTGCACCGAGTAGACGATGGCTGCGTCATATCCATAATCGGCAGCCGACCACTCCAGTGTAAACAGCTCTTCATCGGCCTGATCTTCGGTGAGCACAAAGCTCTGGTTCGGCTCCGGCGATGTGATAGAGGCGGAACCCGGCGAAGAGCTCATTACCGGTCCTGAATCTTTGTCGCAGGAATAGAACGCAAAGACCAGAACCATCGAGATCGTAAACAAGCTAAATCGTTTCATTGTTCTGTAATTAAATGTTAAAAACGGATTAGTAATTCGGGTTCTGAGTCAAGTTCGGATTGGCGTTGATATCCGATGACGGGATCGGATAAATATTCAGGTGATCCGAAGTTGAGAATCCCTCCTGGCTACCGCCTTTCCACGACCAGACATAATCTGCGGTTGTGAATTTTCCGTGTCGGACAAGGTCTGTACGCCGGTGGCCTTCCCAGTAAAGTTCCCGCGCCCGTTCATCGAGGATGAAGTCGAGGGTGAGGTCACCAGCCGAGATATTGCCGGAATCATCCCCGAAAGCGCGTTGGCGGAGCTGGTTGACCAGGTCCACAGCGGTAGCGGTGTTTCCGCCCTGTCCGCCGCGAAGTGTGGCTTCAGCGTACATCAGATAGGCGTCGGCCAGCCTGAACATCGGGAAGTCGGTGTCGACATAAGCCGTACGCGACCCGTCTGCACCGGTTGAAGTCTTATTTTTCCATTTTGTGACGGCGTATCCGTGGTTGAAGTCGGTGATATCTTCAATTTCCAGCGACTGCCCGTCGGTATGGAACATGGCGCGGCCGTCATTGTCCAGGTCGAATTTCTCGACAAATTGCGGGGTAACCCGGTGGCCTCCCCATCCGCCGGCAACACCAAATTCAGAGGCATCCATGGAACCGCCGATTGCGGCGTGCACGATAAAGTTGGTCCCACCGTAGGTCTGCGTCATGTTCCCGTCAAACGGGATAGCGAAAATCACGCCTTCGGCCTGGTCGTTATCGGCCAGAAACAGGTGCTGGTAGGTGTGATGCAGAGAATACCCCCCATCCTGAATCACCCGGTTGGAGAAGGTAACGGCATCGCCCCAGCGGGCTTCACCGATATAGACTTCGGCGTT contains these protein-coding regions:
- a CDS encoding LacI family DNA-binding transcriptional regulator: MSSTIYDIAKEAGVSIATVSRVFNNSSSVTAKTRDKVLAVAEKIGYHPRALAQSLARKKTGIITVIVPVISNYFFMEVLAGMQDKIADYDYDLQIFNVKMADDLLGQANDIMKRGWGEGYIVISVHLADSEWEKLRRYGVPVVLIDEYFHGFDTISVDSIEGAYTATNHLIEEGYRSIGMICAMQESKPSYERVLGYRRAMEDAGHLVNPDMIVTGDNMERDGFTEVNGYEAMSKLLEMKQPPEACFCASDIQALGAVKAMRDYGKHMSIIGFDDLQFSEYFGLSTMRQPMYDMGVLSIDKIISRIDNKETDITHTVFSPDLVLRNSSPRYAGMAPEKVKPAQSGSPT
- a CDS encoding SusE domain-containing protein; this encodes MKRFSLFTISMVLVFAFYSCDKDSGPVMSSSPGSASITSPEPNQSFVLTEDQADEELFTLEWSAADYGYDAAIVYSVQMSPAGDNFENFTRLTQTHETSHTFSVGQINSALISMGFQEGDQASVQFRILSELDGARMDEMLVSEPIGMAFSPYEVVIEYPELQVPGSHQESSNYGSNWSPDDPNIARLYSIDNDNQYEGYVYVAEDGSEFKFTQGASWDVNWGDDGADGTLQTDGANIERDAGYYKINVDLDALTYETLNTHWGLIGDATPDGWDADQDMTYDPDEHVWTITLDLTEGHMKFRANDDWALNYGDDGLDGELSEGGADIPIDAAGNYTVILDLSGPIYTYDVIMN
- a CDS encoding RagB/SusD family nutrient uptake outer membrane protein; the encoded protein is MQKLNLKLLLIAVIVAMVPLWTSCTGDLSTTPIDDSEITSDMVYDSPENFRKVLAKLYAGFAVTGQEGPAGMPDIDGIDEGFSSYLRQYWVHQEIPTDEAVVGWSDPGLPSFNTQSWGASNDFVMGMYSRIFYQITLANEFIRNARDESDAQIQQYMAEARFLRALSYWHALDLFGGGVPFVTDDDPIGAFEPQPVGSQALFEFIESELLAIENDMPAPRANDYGRADRAAVWMTLAKLYLNAEVYIGEARWGDAVTFSNRVIQDGGYSLHHTYQHLFLADNDQAEGVIFAIPFDGNMTQTYGGTNFIVHAAIGGSMDASEFGVAGGWGGHRVTPQFVEKFDLDNDGRAMFHTDGQSLEIEDITDFNHGYAVTKWKNKTSTGADGSRTAYVDTDFPMFRLADAYLMYAEATLRGGQGGNTATAVDLVNQLRQRAFGDDSGNISAGDLTLDFILDERARELYWEGHRRTDLVRHGKFTTADYVWSWKGGSQEGFSTSDHLNIYPIPSSDINANPNLTQNPNY